One window of Delphinus delphis chromosome 12, mDelDel1.2, whole genome shotgun sequence genomic DNA carries:
- the DUSP2 gene encoding dual specificity protein phosphatase 2: MGLEAAQELDCTALGALLREPREAERTLLLDCRPFLAFCRRHVRAARPVPWNALLRRRARGAPAAALACLLPDRALRARLARGDLARAVVLDEGSASVAEIQPDGPAHALLAALLHETDAGPTAVCFLLGGFDSFQACCPDLCSESPGPAMPPESSRSDPRVPSYDQGGPVEILPYLYLGSCSHSSDLQGLQACGITAVLNVSASCPNHFEGLLRYKSIPVEDSQMVEISAWFQEAIGFIDSVKNSGGRVLVHCQAGISRSATICLAYLIQSHRVRLDEAFDFVKQRRGVISPNFGFMGQLLQFETQVLCH, translated from the exons ATGGGGCTGGAGGCGGCGCAAGAGTTGGACTGCACGGCGCTGGGCGCGCTGCTGCGGGAGCCGCGGGAGGCTGAGCGCACGCTGCTGCTCGACTGTCGCCCCTTCCTGGCCTTCTGCCGCCGCCACGTGCGCGCCGCGCGGCCGGTGCCCTGGAACGCGCTGCTGCGCCGCCGCGCACGcggcgcccccgccgccgccctcgCCTGCCTGCTGCCTGACCGCGCGCTGCGGGCGCGCCTGGCCCGCGGGGACCTGGCGCGGGCCGTGGTGCTGGACGAGGGCAGCGCCTCGGTGGCAGAGATCCAGCCCGACGGCCCGGCCCACGCTCTGCTTGCCGCGCTGCTGCACGAGACCGACGCCGGACCCACCGCCGTGTGCTTCCTGCTGG GAGGCTTCGACAGCTTTCAAGCCTGCTGCCCCGATCTGTGCTCTGAGTCCCCCGGCCCCGCGATGCCACCCGAAAGCAGCCGCTCCGACCCCAGGGTTCCCTCGTATGACCAG GGTGGCCCTGTGGAGATCTTGCCCTACCTGTACCTGGGCAGCTGCAGCCACTCGTCGGACCTGCAGGGGCTGCAGGCTTGCGGCATCACAGCCGTCCTCAACGTCTCAGCCAGTTGCCCCAACCACTTTGAGGGCCTGTTGCGCTACAAGAGCATCCCGGTGGAGGACAGCCAGATGGTGGAGATCAGCGCCTGGTTCCAGGAGGCCATTGGCTTCATTG ACTCGGTGAAGAACAGCGGAGGCCGGGTGCTGGTGCACTGCCAGGCGGGCATCTCGCGCTCCGCCACCATCTGCCTGGCGTACCTGATACAGAGCCACCGCGTGAGGCTGGACGAGGCCTTTGACTTTGTTAAGCAACGCCGGGGAGTCATCTCCCCCAACTTCGGTTTCATGGGGCAGCTGCTGCAGTTTGAGACTCAGGTGCTCTGTCACTGA